Genomic window (Sediminispirochaeta smaragdinae DSM 11293):
CTTGTCGGTAACGGTGACGATTCGTCTGCAACAACACAACATGCTGTTTCTTATCCGACTCAAACTGTAGACACAGCATATAATAGTACCACGGTAGTGACATTTACGGATTTAACAACGTTTGCTAATTATGCTGCCGAGAGATTTGGCGCCCCTGGTGAAAACCTTGCCAACTGGCCCGAAGCTGTGGGATTCTCCGTAACATATTTAATGATGGGACACCCCGTTACGGTAACTGCACATACATATCAATTAGTCAATAATGTAGTATTTTTTGAGTATTGCAATTGGTATGAGCCGAATAATACCCTGGGCATTACGCTCAGCAATATTAATGAAACCTCTGTGTCAAACTCCATTTCCACAAGCGTTGGAATCAGTATAGGATATGCAAATTCCGCAATAAGCGCTTCAATCTCGCAAGAGACTACTAAAACCGTCACAACAGCAAAGGGCATAGAGGTTTCTACATCCTATGATTTGACCCAGTATGATCAAAGCAAACTCTACAAAGTTGTCCTTACGGGTAGTTACTCATGTGTTGCGTATACTTTTGCAACAGCCCGTTATTCCGGAAATACAGATGGAATCAGTGTCGACCAAGGCTCGTTGACCGTTAAACTGGTTTATAAACCATAGGACGATAGAACAGGATAAGCAGAGCAATACAGAAATGATTGTCTGGTAACTGTTGGCTACTATCGATTCACCCAATACACGGTGATGTTGTGCATTGGGTGAATTGCGCTTATCAGATTCAATGCCGCTTCTTTCGAAGCAAACTATATTGGTTTAATCCACCGTGCCTAAATACACCGAAGTACTTGGATAAGCACCGCTTTTTTGATAACCTAGTATAACTTGTTCTAAAGAAAAGGATTGCTATAAAAAACGGAGTGTGAAAATCACACTCCGTTTTGTCGTATCATTTATTGTAATGAAATGTCAGGCGCCGAGCGGATTCGAACCGCTGCATAAAGGTTTTGCAGACCTCTCCCTTACCACTTGGGTACGGCGCCGTGTGGAAGCTAAGATAACAAATAAAGGTGATTATGTCCAGTGGCATGAACTTTTTCGAATCTGACCATCCGGTGGCGCTTTTCTTGTCTCCTCCGATTTATGATTTTGCGTTGTATGACCTTTTTCTGCGACCCTATGGCCTTTTACGGGTTGCCTCGTGGTTTCAAGCCTCCGGTTACCATATCAGGGTGGTCGATGCGCTGGATCCCGATCTACCGCTTGGAGGCGGCAGAAGGCGGCCGAAGCGTAAGGCAAACGGGACAGGTAAGTTCTTTCGTTCATCGGTTTCTTTGCCAGAGGGAATGGCCCCGATCCCAAGGCGCTACAGCCGCTACGGGGTTCCTCCTGCCATGCTCCGATCGCTTCTGCTTGACGGACCTTCACCCGATGTTGTATTCATCGCCAGCGGCATGACCTACTGGTATCAGGGGATCGCGGAAGTCGCGGCTCTCTGTCGTTCCTTGTGGCAGGATATACCGATTGTCGTGGGTGGAGTCTATGCCTCCCTTCTTCCCGACCATTGTAACGCTCTACCCGGTGTCGATCTTGCGATCGTGGGTTCTCCCGACACCGGCAGTGGGGCAGAGAGGCTTGCCCGCTTACTCCGGGAGCGGGCCTTGCCCGTTCCCGAAGGCGCCGTGCCCCTGTTTCCATTAATGCACCGGGCGATCATGCGCAACGGTGCCGCTCCCATCAGACTAAATCGGGGCTGCCCCTATCGCTGTGACTATTGCGCTTCACATCGTCTTGAACCTTCCTGGCGTGGTGGGGATGTCGAGCTGCTTTTTTCCTATGTACGGGAGTTGTGCGAACGCTACGGGGTGAGGAATTTCGCCTTCTACGACGATGCGCTTCTTGTGGATAAAGAACGCCTTTTTCTCCCTTTTCTCGATATGGTTCTTCGCAAACTTCCAGGGCTCTCTTTCTGGACGCCAAATGCAATGCATCTCCGTTTTCTCGATCTCGAAACGG
Coding sequences:
- a CDS encoding B12-binding domain-containing radical SAM protein, which codes for MNFFESDHPVALFLSPPIYDFALYDLFLRPYGLLRVASWFQASGYHIRVVDALDPDLPLGGGRRRPKRKANGTGKFFRSSVSLPEGMAPIPRRYSRYGVPPAMLRSLLLDGPSPDVVFIASGMTYWYQGIAEVAALCRSLWQDIPIVVGGVYASLLPDHCNALPGVDLAIVGSPDTGSGAERLARLLRERALPVPEGAVPLFPLMHRAIMRNGAAPIRLNRGCPYRCDYCASHRLEPSWRGGDVELLFSYVRELCERYGVRNFAFYDDALLVDKERLFLPFLDMVLRKLPGLSFWTPNAMHLRFLDLETAILMRRAGFREARFGYESESEAFHLEHDGKFRPSEAARSFQALHQAGFKRSDVLLYVLGALPGQSKAELFSAIKGGRDSGFGVQVAEFSPVPGSLLWNTCVEQSRYPIDREPLYQNNSFMPMEWEGLRREDLEEAKRFARMG